The following proteins are co-located in the Paenibacillus sp. JNUCC32 genome:
- a CDS encoding helix-turn-helix domain-containing protein: MRQQNPESGFKGVMYWRSIALAVLMTCLPISAITAVYLYVGNQHMINQYQQRNEEALVDAARQVDEQFTQLVHYALNMVVKPHFKPSLSDMDFVSNIEETNELFNTLNLVENADPLVDQVYLYIKKQNKIMEPDLGLRTLDQEQDALGFGRLMEGDSDMFWVHDLERPFNKGRSSHALVMRLPFNGHTPYGAIVIYIDPSKLHVIRNSENLSFLLDDQGHIIGESGMSRSMPKAMSAIQEQLKLPENAKRTNRLRMKVPVDQDVWLVNTVQFEKMQRNWTYVSGTPQSTIIAPTKPYTHIILICFAFALAASLGASWFASKRMYRPIRKMLHMIGGDQAKQTSRYNELDYIEHEWKQYRFSHDTLQNQWKRSLPAIREAYINQFLSGQAAHLTESEYVLKLQEMELDITNKQFSAIVLQQHTHGEDRTPLTENDQHLLTYAALNVIQELAEDVSAYMHPINFFDGSFGVILIVPASPKADEQTRMMRLLCDQILRALRDTLRVSATIVLGGPSSTWTDVPHILEQAKRALHYRSFDAGSQLLEADTVLSQKNDWIDFPLELEQDFIHTLNLGLQGDALRSLSRFVTALQAGGGSEWHVHHGLMRLITSVHRSMLQAGLNPYQVYDFSNLQEQLSLLRDPKACVDWFQKEIIEPYLDQLTKNFNSSMKSLVENVLEQIEQNGMQDLSLDAMAMEAGVSVSQLSKAFKQMTGTNYMDYLTTVRMNRCKELLLTTDLRIHEIAEAAGYQPPYFNRMFKKLEGITPGQYRQQGIGK, translated from the coding sequence ATGAGGCAACAGAATCCTGAATCCGGTTTCAAAGGTGTTATGTATTGGAGAAGCATCGCGCTCGCCGTGTTGATGACATGCCTCCCCATCTCGGCCATTACGGCCGTTTACCTATACGTGGGGAACCAGCATATGATCAACCAATATCAGCAGCGGAACGAGGAAGCCCTGGTGGACGCGGCGAGGCAAGTGGACGAGCAGTTCACCCAGCTGGTCCACTACGCGCTCAATATGGTGGTGAAGCCCCATTTCAAGCCTTCCTTGTCCGATATGGACTTTGTGTCGAATATCGAGGAGACGAACGAGCTGTTTAATACGCTCAACCTGGTGGAAAATGCCGATCCCCTTGTGGATCAGGTCTATCTCTACATCAAAAAGCAAAATAAAATCATGGAGCCCGATCTCGGGCTGCGGACATTGGATCAGGAACAGGATGCGTTAGGCTTCGGCCGGCTCATGGAGGGAGATTCGGACATGTTCTGGGTACATGACCTGGAGCGGCCTTTCAATAAGGGGAGATCTTCCCACGCGCTCGTCATGCGGCTCCCCTTCAACGGTCATACGCCCTACGGGGCGATCGTCATCTACATCGATCCGTCGAAGCTGCACGTGATTCGCAACAGCGAGAATCTATCGTTCCTGCTCGACGATCAAGGCCATATCATCGGGGAATCGGGCATGAGCCGCAGCATGCCGAAAGCGATGAGCGCGATCCAGGAACAGCTGAAGCTTCCGGAGAATGCCAAGCGTACGAATCGTCTGCGGATGAAGGTTCCGGTCGATCAGGATGTGTGGCTGGTGAATACCGTCCAATTTGAAAAAATGCAGCGGAATTGGACCTATGTATCCGGCACGCCGCAGTCCACGATCATCGCTCCGACGAAGCCGTATACCCATATCATCCTGATCTGCTTTGCTTTTGCGCTCGCGGCATCCCTGGGCGCAAGCTGGTTTGCCTCCAAGAGGATGTATCGCCCTATTCGCAAAATGCTGCATATGATTGGAGGCGATCAGGCCAAACAGACATCGCGGTACAACGAGCTCGATTATATTGAACACGAGTGGAAGCAGTACCGGTTCTCGCATGACACGCTTCAAAATCAATGGAAGCGATCCTTGCCCGCGATCAGGGAGGCTTACATCAATCAATTCTTGAGCGGGCAAGCCGCCCACCTGACGGAGTCCGAGTATGTGCTCAAGCTGCAAGAGATGGAGCTAGACATAACCAATAAACAGTTCTCGGCGATCGTTCTCCAGCAGCATACCCACGGGGAGGATCGGACGCCGCTTACTGAGAACGATCAGCATCTTCTCACCTATGCCGCTTTGAACGTGATTCAAGAGCTGGCAGAGGACGTTAGCGCCTATATGCATCCCATCAATTTCTTCGACGGCTCCTTTGGCGTCATCCTGATCGTTCCGGCCTCTCCTAAAGCAGACGAACAGACACGTATGATGAGGCTGCTGTGCGACCAGATCCTGCGGGCCCTGCGCGATACGCTGCGGGTGTCGGCAACCATCGTGCTGGGCGGGCCAAGCTCGACCTGGACCGATGTTCCCCATATTCTGGAACAGGCCAAGCGGGCGCTGCATTACCGATCCTTCGATGCCGGCAGCCAGCTGCTGGAAGCGGACACGGTGCTGTCCCAAAAAAACGACTGGATCGACTTTCCGCTGGAATTGGAGCAGGATTTCATACACACCCTGAACCTCGGGCTGCAAGGGGACGCGCTGCGATCCCTAAGCCGCTTCGTCACGGCGCTTCAAGCCGGGGGCGGCTCGGAGTGGCATGTCCACCATGGACTCATGCGTTTAATCACGAGCGTTCACCGCTCCATGCTGCAGGCCGGCTTAAATCCGTATCAGGTGTACGATTTCTCCAACCTGCAGGAGCAGCTGTCCCTGCTTCGCGACCCGAAGGCCTGCGTGGACTGGTTCCAGAAAGAAATCATCGAGCCCTATCTCGATCAGCTGACGAAGAACTTCAACAGCTCCATGAAATCGCTGGTCGAAAACGTGCTGGAGCAAATCGAGCAGAACGGGATGCAGGACTTGTCCCTGGATGCCATGGCCATGGAGGCCGGCGTCAGCGTATCCCAATTGAGCAAAGCGTTTAAACAGATGACGGGCACGAATTATATGGACTATCTGACGACCGTGCGCATGAACCGCTGCAAAGAATTGCTGCTGACCACGGATCTTCGCATTCATGAAATCGCGGAGGCCGCAGGATATCAGCCTCCCTACTTCAATCGCATGTTCAAGAAGCTGGAAGGGATCACCCCGGGTCAATACCGCCAGCAGGGAATCGGCAAATGA
- a CDS encoding extracellular solute-binding protein has product MKKMDAKPSKSFLKMSGVLLLASSLLLSACGSRGGSPSSGSEGGTDSSEPTSITIQTLNYATEFIDNTNPLWKELEKRTNTKLNITWLSPSTAEEKINVMLASGDLPEVTFVETMQNPQLQKMLKQGVFWDLTPFLKDYPNLNREELKEMWEITKVDGKNIVIPRYYPSYGGGVFPMIRKDWLDALQLETPKTLDEFHNVLKAFKEQDPNGNGQADEIPYAANPSALAYIYNIFNETQGGWKLQPDNTLSPIITSDASREAMLWIKQAYDEGLFPKDFAIMKFSQVMDTMRSAKAGVGGMSMNHAWVTGKAVKDVDPKADLMPLAYLENANGVKYTPSGSPYYGVYLIPKKVPEAKVKKILEFFDYGYSQEGNEMLTYGIEGVHYNLENGKKVATPQAVTDKTGDGNLNNMIHLVSDDMAINAVGMPDEVYERNVEIVTERKTVKVPNPSGELYSEAYNKYYPEISKKVEDMRVMVITGKEPVESYDKLIETIKSDPKMKEITEEISKAYQEKFVK; this is encoded by the coding sequence ATGAAAAAAATGGATGCAAAGCCGAGCAAGTCGTTTTTAAAAATGTCGGGGGTGCTGCTCTTAGCAAGTTCGCTCTTGCTTAGCGCATGCGGCAGCCGCGGCGGGAGTCCCTCGAGCGGCAGCGAGGGCGGGACAGACAGCAGTGAACCTACAAGCATCACGATACAGACCTTGAATTATGCCACCGAATTCATAGACAACACCAATCCGCTTTGGAAAGAGCTGGAGAAACGCACCAATACCAAGTTGAATATTACGTGGTTGTCCCCATCCACGGCCGAAGAGAAAATCAATGTCATGCTTGCGTCCGGCGACCTTCCGGAGGTTACTTTCGTGGAAACGATGCAGAACCCGCAGCTGCAGAAGATGCTGAAGCAGGGAGTCTTCTGGGATCTGACCCCTTTTCTCAAAGACTACCCCAATTTAAATCGCGAAGAGCTGAAGGAAATGTGGGAAATCACCAAGGTGGACGGCAAGAACATCGTGATTCCGCGTTACTACCCAAGCTATGGGGGCGGGGTGTTCCCGATGATCCGCAAGGATTGGCTGGATGCCCTTCAGCTGGAAACGCCAAAAACGCTGGATGAGTTCCATAACGTGTTAAAGGCTTTCAAGGAACAGGATCCGAATGGTAACGGACAGGCGGATGAGATTCCGTATGCCGCTAATCCGAGCGCGCTCGCGTATATTTATAATATCTTTAATGAAACGCAAGGGGGCTGGAAGCTCCAGCCGGATAACACCCTGTCTCCGATTATTACGTCGGACGCGTCAAGGGAGGCCATGCTGTGGATCAAGCAGGCTTATGACGAGGGCCTGTTCCCCAAAGATTTTGCGATCATGAAGTTCTCCCAGGTGATGGATACGATGCGAAGCGCCAAGGCAGGGGTTGGCGGCATGTCCATGAACCATGCCTGGGTAACCGGCAAAGCCGTGAAGGATGTTGATCCCAAGGCGGATTTGATGCCGCTTGCTTACTTGGAGAATGCCAACGGGGTAAAGTATACGCCTTCAGGCTCCCCGTACTATGGCGTGTACCTCATTCCGAAGAAAGTGCCTGAGGCCAAGGTCAAGAAGATCCTCGAGTTCTTCGACTATGGCTACAGCCAAGAAGGAAACGAGATGCTGACCTACGGAATCGAAGGCGTCCATTACAATCTGGAGAACGGGAAGAAGGTCGCAACGCCGCAAGCCGTCACCGATAAGACGGGAGATGGAAACCTGAACAATATGATTCACCTCGTCAGCGACGATATGGCCATCAATGCGGTAGGGATGCCGGACGAGGTGTATGAACGAAACGTAGAGATCGTTACGGAGCGCAAGACGGTTAAGGTGCCGAATCCTTCAGGCGAGCTCTACTCCGAAGCCTATAACAAATACTATCCCGAGATTTCCAAGAAAGTAGAGGATATGCGGGTCATGGTCATTACCGGCAAGGAACCGGTTGAATCGTACGATAAATTGATCGAAACGATTAAAAGCGATCCGAAGATGAAGGAGATTACAGAGGAGATCTCGAAGGCGTATCAGGAGAAATTTGTGAAATAA
- a CDS encoding carbohydrate ABC transporter permease: MHEKGWKTGLFGFVNNGLLLIIGLATIFPIYYTVILSFTDPVEYYQRSLILWPRDWTLDAYKHLLSNGLFVTSISISVFLATVGTMLSLLVTGGMAYAVSRKRLRFRKAIMIMVLITFLFTPGLVPLYLVVRNVGLIDSVWSLILPSLTSAWYVLLMKGFFDSIPDSLEEAAMIDGSNDIGVFWRIILPLSLPALVAFGLFFAVGYWNTYFNALMFINDQKMWPLQVLLQNMLVDPTTMGSGSGGGFAFQVNRPVPTETLKMAAVVIATVPIMLVYPFLQKHFAKGAMVGSVKE; this comes from the coding sequence ATGCATGAGAAAGGATGGAAAACCGGGCTCTTCGGCTTCGTAAACAACGGCCTGCTGCTGATCATCGGTTTGGCAACGATATTTCCGATTTACTATACCGTTATTCTGTCATTTACCGATCCGGTGGAGTATTATCAACGAAGCTTGATATTATGGCCGCGGGATTGGACGCTGGATGCTTACAAGCATTTACTGTCCAACGGGTTGTTTGTCACCTCGATCTCCATAAGCGTGTTCCTGGCCACGGTCGGCACGATGCTCAGTCTGCTCGTTACCGGGGGGATGGCTTACGCGGTGTCCCGAAAACGGCTTCGGTTTCGCAAGGCGATCATGATTATGGTGTTAATCACCTTTCTCTTCACGCCGGGACTGGTTCCGCTGTATCTGGTCGTCCGAAATGTGGGACTCATCGACAGCGTCTGGTCGCTGATCCTGCCGAGCTTGACGAGCGCGTGGTATGTGCTGCTCATGAAGGGATTCTTCGACAGCATTCCGGACAGTCTGGAGGAAGCCGCGATGATCGACGGCTCCAATGATATCGGCGTGTTCTGGCGAATCATTCTGCCGTTGTCGCTGCCGGCGCTGGTGGCTTTCGGATTGTTCTTCGCGGTCGGCTATTGGAATACTTACTTCAACGCGCTGATGTTTATTAATGACCAGAAGATGTGGCCGCTGCAAGTGCTGCTCCAAAATATGCTGGTGGATCCCACGACAATGGGATCGGGAAGCGGCGGGGGATTTGCCTTCCAGGTGAACCGTCCGGTTCCGACGGAAACGTTGAAAATGGCAGCGGTCGTCATTGCTACCGTTCCAATCATGTTAGTGTATCCATTCCTGCAGAAGCACTTCGCCAAAGGGGCGATGGTGGGTTCCGTCAAGGAATGA
- a CDS encoding ABC transporter permease, with product MKAQETVQSAKGSGSAPIPAKSKTKWGRIRSDVARDKYLYMLALPGLIFFIIFKYIPITNLVIAFQEYSPYFGVFGSPWVGFEHFARFFSNDDFWMLLRNTLAISFLSLIFFFPAPIILALMLNEVRSSFYKRTIQSLVYIPHFLSWVLIYGLTYLMFSQSEGLFNKWLVTMDWGTVDILSNPNYFWGMLTAQSIWKEVGWGTIIFLAAIAGVDPQLYEAAVMDGAGRMRRIWHITLPAMRNVILILLILRLGTIMDTGFEQIYLMMNAPVTNVAEVFDTYVYRVGIRQGEFSYSTAIGLFKSIVGVILVVSANRLARRYGQESLY from the coding sequence ATGAAAGCACAAGAAACCGTTCAGTCGGCAAAAGGAAGCGGGAGCGCCCCTATTCCCGCGAAATCCAAAACGAAGTGGGGGCGGATCCGGTCGGATGTAGCTCGCGACAAGTATTTATACATGCTGGCGTTGCCGGGTCTTATCTTTTTTATCATTTTCAAATATATTCCGATTACGAATCTCGTCATTGCTTTCCAGGAGTACTCGCCGTACTTCGGAGTGTTCGGAAGCCCTTGGGTAGGCTTCGAGCATTTCGCCCGGTTTTTCTCCAACGACGACTTCTGGATGCTGCTGCGCAATACGCTGGCGATTAGCTTCCTGAGCTTGATTTTCTTTTTCCCGGCGCCGATTATTTTAGCCTTGATGCTGAATGAAGTACGAAGCTCCTTCTATAAACGGACCATTCAATCGCTGGTGTATATCCCCCATTTTTTATCCTGGGTATTGATCTATGGGCTGACCTACCTCATGTTCTCGCAATCGGAGGGCTTGTTCAATAAGTGGCTCGTTACCATGGATTGGGGAACGGTCGATATTCTCTCCAATCCGAACTATTTCTGGGGCATGCTGACGGCACAATCCATCTGGAAGGAGGTCGGATGGGGGACCATCATCTTCCTCGCGGCCATCGCCGGAGTGGATCCGCAATTATACGAGGCAGCCGTCATGGATGGCGCAGGCCGTATGAGACGGATATGGCATATTACCCTGCCCGCGATGCGCAACGTGATCCTGATTCTGTTGATCCTCCGCCTGGGAACGATCATGGATACCGGATTCGAACAGATCTATCTGATGATGAATGCGCCCGTCACCAATGTAGCCGAAGTGTTCGATACCTATGTATACCGGGTGGGGATAAGGCAGGGAGAATTCAGCTACAGTACGGCCATCGGGTTGTTCAAATCGATCGTCGGCGTCATCCTGGTGGTCTCGGCCAACCGATTGGCGAGGCGATACGGTCAAGAAAGCCTGTACTAG
- a CDS encoding aspartyl-phosphate phosphatase Spo0E family protein, translating to MKTKEGIRFDIEQERNKLHKMKQRYRDFNHPKVLRQSIVLDELINQYNRFLKENKPIA from the coding sequence ATGAAAACGAAGGAAGGCATTAGGTTTGATATCGAGCAGGAAAGAAACAAGCTTCATAAAATGAAGCAGCGGTATCGTGATTTTAACCATCCTAAAGTCCTCAGGCAATCGATCGTGCTCGATGAACTGATTAACCAATATAACCGGTTCCTTAAAGAAAACAAACCGATTGCGTAA